The following coding sequences are from one Nitrospinota bacterium window:
- a CDS encoding thioredoxin family protein encodes MKKHLAILLAMLIPLAPAAPAWAADAFSAFGAEAAAPKAAELPVAPRLVLPQTKFATGNSYPVLLELAIKEGFHINSAKPLEPALIPTTVIFFASDPAVTVGRVTFPDPILKKFKFAKEPLSVYEKTVYIAASISFTEGAKEPLAITARLQYQACTDFACMIPVETDITVPLALGTDGKPLEPELFSRHAAHAAGTSTPALDALKGGLGPMALLLVFLGGLGLTLTPCVYPLIPVTIGFFGAATGRSRGHTVAHALVYLLGMALMYSALGVAAALTGSLFGQLMQNPLVVILLVGVMLLLAASMFGAFEIVVPAVLMEFACKIYGGFLGTFVMGLTVGIMAAPCVGPFVIGLLTFVGERQDPLLGFTLFFTLALGLGTPFVFLAIFSGSLQKLPRSGVWMVWVRKMFGVVLLGMALYFARPLIPNGILYGWLGAGVAAAGGIYLLWAGKGTGGAVFSFFRFGIGFALIAAGFFLIPSSHPAKEGITFKPYSKEAVAKAAAAGRPVLLDFTADWCVPCRELKSFTFADDRVRAKNGTFDAFAVDLTTVEPDELAAKKEYNVLGVPTVILIGPDGLEKDRFTGFINADEFLKRLENAYAAVFSGSLRPAPAGQ; translated from the coding sequence ATGAAAAAACACCTTGCCATCCTGCTAGCAATGCTCATTCCGCTTGCGCCGGCCGCACCCGCATGGGCCGCCGACGCCTTTTCCGCGTTTGGCGCCGAGGCCGCCGCCCCGAAGGCCGCCGAGTTGCCCGTCGCCCCGCGCCTGGTCCTGCCCCAAACGAAATTCGCGACGGGCAACAGCTACCCCGTGCTGCTGGAACTGGCCATTAAAGAAGGATTCCACATCAACAGCGCAAAACCGCTGGAGCCGGCGCTCATCCCCACCACGGTCATTTTTTTCGCGAGCGACCCGGCGGTGACGGTGGGGCGCGTAACCTTCCCCGATCCCATCCTGAAAAAATTCAAGTTCGCCAAAGAGCCGCTCAGCGTGTACGAAAAAACCGTCTACATCGCCGCCTCCATCAGCTTTACCGAGGGGGCCAAGGAGCCGCTTGCCATCACCGCGCGCCTGCAATACCAGGCCTGCACCGACTTCGCCTGCATGATCCCGGTGGAAACCGACATCACCGTTCCGCTCGCGCTGGGAACGGACGGTAAACCGCTGGAGCCGGAGCTGTTTTCCCGCCATGCGGCGCACGCGGCGGGGACATCCACCCCGGCGCTCGACGCGTTGAAGGGCGGCTTGGGGCCGATGGCGCTGCTGCTGGTCTTTTTGGGCGGACTGGGGCTTACCCTCACTCCCTGCGTCTACCCGCTCATCCCGGTCACCATCGGCTTTTTCGGCGCGGCCACCGGCCGCTCGCGCGGCCACACCGTGGCCCACGCGTTGGTATACCTGCTTGGCATGGCGCTGATGTACTCCGCGCTGGGGGTGGCGGCGGCGCTCACCGGCTCGCTCTTCGGGCAGTTGATGCAAAACCCGTTGGTGGTGATCCTGCTCGTGGGAGTGATGCTGCTGCTCGCCGCTTCGATGTTCGGCGCGTTCGAGATCGTGGTTCCGGCCGTCCTCATGGAATTTGCGTGCAAAATCTACGGGGGATTCCTCGGCACCTTCGTGATGGGGCTGACGGTCGGCATCATGGCGGCGCCGTGCGTGGGGCCGTTCGTCATCGGCCTGCTCACCTTCGTGGGCGAGCGGCAAGACCCGCTGCTCGGCTTCACCCTTTTCTTCACGCTGGCGCTCGGCCTCGGCACGCCGTTCGTCTTCCTGGCCATCTTCAGCGGCTCGCTGCAAAAGCTCCCCCGCAGCGGCGTATGGATGGTCTGGGTGCGCAAAATGTTCGGCGTCGTCCTTCTCGGCATGGCGTTGTATTTCGCCCGGCCGCTTATCCCCAACGGGATTCTTTACGGCTGGCTGGGGGCGGGCGTGGCGGCGGCGGGGGGCATATATCTCCTCTGGGCCGGCAAAGGAACGGGCGGGGCGGTTTTTTCCTTCTTCCGCTTCGGCATCGGGTTCGCCCTCATTGCGGCGGGATTTTTCCTCATCCCCTCTTCCCATCCGGCGAAAGAGGGAATAACGTTCAAGCCCTACAGCAAAGAAGCGGTGGCAAAGGCCGCGGCGGCGGGCCGCCCGGTGCTTTTGGATTTCACCGCCGACTGGTGCGTCCCCTGCCGCGAACTGAAGAGCTTCACCTTCGCCGACGATCGGGTACGGGCGAAGAACGGGACGTTCGACGCCTTCGCGGTCGACTTGACCACCGTGGAGCCGGATGAACTAGCCGCTAAAAAAGAGTACAACGTGCTGGGGGTACCCACCGTCATCCTGATCGGGCCGGACGGGCTGGAGAAAGACCGCTTCACCGGCTTCATCAACGCCGACGAGTTTTTGAAAAGATTGGAAAATGCCTACGCCGCGGTCTTTAGCGGCTCATTACGGCCCGCACCCGCCGGACAATAA
- a CDS encoding pentapeptide repeat-containing protein, whose translation MGDTCKYLFRDNTPCAEPVHPGSGVCFWHDPKADKTGPEIKALIEAKHKRGDKLEGVVLKDAQLEQVKLSRANLYAANFKWANLKNAHLYGADLTHAALFKTALDGANMKEAKLRDAELLGATLEYTKLDFIGFGGEDGYTVKNETEGEAHEKRGETDQAHAKYFEAEEIYRAIKLNLKNRGMGFEAGEYFFKEMVMIRKQIPFYSFNRFWSKLMSVSTGYGEKPHRIIGFSVAYMFLCAAIFSFIGIHHASGNFFRYSSNATAAENLRVFYDALYYSVVTFTTLGYGDFTPVGIGKMIAIVEAYSGAFCISLFSISTYKRYMDR comes from the coding sequence ATGGGCGATACGTGCAAATATCTGTTCCGCGATAACACGCCGTGCGCGGAACCCGTCCATCCCGGTTCCGGCGTATGTTTCTGGCACGATCCGAAGGCGGATAAAACAGGCCCGGAGATAAAAGCGCTGATCGAGGCAAAACACAAGCGCGGCGACAAGCTGGAAGGGGTCGTGCTCAAGGACGCCCAACTGGAGCAGGTTAAGCTTTCACGGGCAAACCTCTACGCCGCGAATTTCAAATGGGCGAATCTCAAAAACGCCCATTTGTATGGCGCGGACCTGACCCATGCCGCGCTGTTTAAAACCGCGCTGGACGGCGCGAACATGAAAGAGGCGAAGCTGCGGGACGCCGAACTGCTGGGCGCGACGCTGGAATATACAAAGCTGGACTTCATCGGTTTCGGCGGCGAAGACGGGTATACGGTGAAAAACGAGACCGAAGGGGAAGCGCACGAAAAAAGGGGCGAGACCGATCAGGCCCACGCGAAATATTTCGAGGCCGAGGAGATATACCGCGCCATCAAGCTCAACCTGAAAAACAGGGGGATGGGTTTCGAGGCCGGCGAATATTTTTTCAAGGAAATGGTGATGATCCGGAAACAGATACCGTTCTATTCGTTCAACCGGTTCTGGTCGAAGCTCATGAGCGTCTCCACCGGATACGGGGAAAAGCCCCACCGGATCATCGGATTTTCGGTGGCGTACATGTTCCTGTGCGCCGCGATTTTCAGCTTTATCGGGATACATCACGCATCGGGAAATTTTTTCCGGTATTCATCGAACGCCACGGCGGCCGAAAATCTGCGGGTGTTTTACGATGCGCTGTATTACAGCGTGGTGACGTTCACAACGCTTGGATACGGCGATTTCACGCCCGTCGGCATCGGGAAAATGATCGCCATCGTCGAGGCGTATTCAGGGGCGTTTTGCATTTCGCTGTTCAGCATCTCCACCTATAAGAGGTACATGGACAGGTAA